The Malus domestica chromosome 10, GDT2T_hap1 genome contains a region encoding:
- the LOC103429640 gene encoding coatomer subunit alpha-1-like, which yields MLTKFETKSNRVKGLSFHPKRPWILASLHSGVIQLWDYRMGTLIDRFDEHDGPVRGVHFHSSQPLFVSGGDDYKIKVWNYKLHRCLFTLLGHLDYIRTVQCHHEYPWIVSASDDQTIRIWNWQSRTCISVLTGHNHYVMCALFHPKEDLVVSASLDQTVRVWDIGALRKKTVAPADDILRLSQMNADFFGGVDAVVKYVLEGHDRGVNWASFHPTLPLIVSGADDRQVKLWRMNDTKAWEVDTLRGHMNNVSCVLFHSRQDIIVSNSEDRSIRVWDATKRTGLQTFRREHDRFWILSAHPEMNLLAAGHDSGMIVFKLERERPAFSVSGDSIYYVKDRFLRFYEFSTQRDTQVIPIRRPGSSNLNQGAKTLSYSPTENAVLICSDMEGGSYELYVIPKDSFGRGDTAQEAKRGIGGPAVFVARNRFAVLEKSSNQVVVKNLKNEIVKKSALPIVADAIFYAGTGNLLCRAEDRVIIFDLQQRIIVGELQTPFVRYIVWSNDMESIALLSKHSIVIANKKLVHQCTLHETIRVKSGAWDDNGVFIYTTLNHIKYCLPNGDSGIIRTLDVPVYITKVYGNTIHCLDRDGKNCAIVVDATEYVFKLSLLKKRYDQVMSMIRSSELCGQAMIAYLQQKGFPEVALHFVKDERTRFNLALGSGNIQIAVASAKEIDEKDHWYRLGVEALRQGNAGIVEYAYQRTKNFERLSFLYLVTGNLDKLSKMLKIAEVKNDVMGQFHNALYLGDIRERVKILENAGHLPLAYSTAVIHGLHDIAERLAAELGDNVPVLPKVKSPSLLLPPTPIICGGDWPLLRVMRGIFEGGLDNVGKNVEEDYEEAADSDWGEELDLVDVDNIPNGDISAVLDDEEAHEENEEGGWDLEDLELPPEIDTPKTASNARSSVFVAPTPGMPVSQIWSQKSSLAAEHAAAGNFDIAMRLLSRQLGVKNFDPLRQLFLDLHMGSHTYLRAFSAAPVLTVAIERGWSESATPNVRGPPALVFKFSELEEKLKAGYKATTQGKFADALRLLLGILHTIPLIVVDSRREVDEVKELIIIVKEYVLGLKIEIKRKELKGDPVRQQELAAYFTHCNLQMPHLRLALLNAMSVCYKAGNLNTAANFARRLLETNPTIENHAKTARQILQAAEKNMTDATQLNYDFRNPFVVCGATYVPIYRGQKDVSCPYCSSRFVPDQEGKLCTVCDLSVVGSDASGLLCSPTQIR from the exons ATGCTGACGAAATTCGAGACCAAGAGTAATCGGGTGAAAGGGCTGAGCTTTCACCCCAAGCGGCCATGGATCTTGGCCAGTCTCCACAGCGGTGTGATCCAGCTCTGGGATTACCGAATGGGCACTCTCATCGACCGTTTTGACGAGCATGATGGCCCTGTGCGTGGCGTCCATTTCCACTCCTCTCAGCCGCTTTTCGTCTCCGGAG GGGATGATTACAAGATCAAGGTGTGGAATTACAAGTTGCATAGGTGTTTGTTTACACTTCTTGGACACCTTGATTACATCCGAACTGTTCAATGCCATCATGAGTACCCTTGGATTGTCAGTGCAAGTGATGACCAGACGATCAGAATATGGAATTGGCAGTCCCGAACTTGTATTTCTGTGCTTACTGGACACAACCACTACGTCATGTGTGCCTTATTCCATCCAAAGGAGGATCTTGTTGTCTCAGCATCATTGGATCAAACTGTTCGTGTTTGGGATATTGGTGCCCTTAGGAAAAAGACGGTTGCCCCAGCAGATGACATCCTGCGCTTGAGTCAGATGAATGCAGATTTCTTTGGTGGAGTTGATGCTGTTGTAAAATATGTTTTGGAAGGTCATGATCGGGGTGTGAATTGGGCATCATTTCATCCTACACTCCCTCTAATCGTCTCTGGAGCAGACGATCGACAAGTGAAACTTTGGCGGATGAATG ATACAAAGGCTTGGGAAGTGGACACTCTAAGGGGGCACATGAACAATGTATCCTGTGTTCTATTCCATTCAAGGCAGGATATTATTGTGTCCAATTCAGAGGATAGAAGTATCCGAGTCTGGGATGCAACAAAACGGACTGGTCTTCAGACATTTCGCAGGGAGCATGATAGATTCTGGATTCTTTCAGCACATCCTGAAATGAACCTCTTGGCTGCTGGCCATGATAGTGGCATGATTGTCTTTAAATTGGAGAGGGAGCGTCCTGCCTTTTCTGTTAGCGGTGATTCAATATACTATGTTAAAGATCGTTTTCTCCGCTTCTATGAGTTCTCTACCCAGAGAGACACTCAGGTTATCCCTATTCGAAGGCCTGGTTCTTCCAACTTGAATCAAGGGGCAAAGACACTATCTTACAGCCCTACAGAAAATGCTGTTTTGATTTGTTCAGATATGGAAGGGGGGTCTTATGAACTATACGTTATACCCAAAGATAGCTTTGGTCGGGGTGATACTGCGCAGGAGGCAAAAAGAGGAATTGGAGGCCCAGCTGTGTTCGTGGCTCGAAATAGGTTTGCAGTGCTTGAAAAGAGCTCCAACCAAGTTGTAgttaaaaatctgaaaaatgaGATTGTCAAGAAGAGTGCCCTACCTATTGTTGCTGATGCAATATTTTATGCTGGAACTGGAAACTTGCTGTGCAGGGCAGAGGACAGAGTCATTATTTTTGACCTGCAGCAGAGAATTATTGTAGGGGAGCTTCAAACTCCTTTCGTAAGGTATATTGTTTGGTCAAATGACATGGAGAGCATTGCTTTACTGAGCAAACATTCAATTGTGATAGCAAATAAGAAGCTAGTGCATCAGTGCACTCTCCATGAGACAATTCGTGTAAAGAGTGGAGCTTGGGATGACAATGGCGTCTTCATATATACAACCTTGAACCACATCAAATACTGCCTTCCTAATGGGGATAGTGGAATCATCAGGACCCTCGACGTTCCCGTATATATAACAAAAGTGTATGGAAACACCATACATTGCTTGGATCGAGATGGGAAGAACTGTGCCATTGTTGTTGATGCAACAGAATATGTTTTCAAGTTATCCTTACTGAAGAAGAGGTATGACCAGGTTATGAGCATGATAAGGAGTTCTGAGCTCTGTGGCCAGGCCATGATTGCATATCTACAGCAGAAAGGTTTCCCTGAGGTTGCCCTTCATTTTGTGAAGGATGAGAGGACTCGCTTCAACTTGGCACTAGGGAGCGGGAACATCCAGATTGCTGTTGCTTCTGCCAAGGAAATTGATGAGAAAGATCACTGGTATCGATTGGGAGTGGAGGCTCTTCGTCAGGGTAATGCAGGCATTGTAGAATATGCATATCAGAGGACAAAGAATTTTGAGAGGCTATCATTCTTATATCTTGTGACTGGAAACTTGGATAAATTGTCCAAAATGTTGAAAATTGCTGAAGTCAAGAATGATGTGATGGGCCAGTTCCACAATGCTTTGTATTTGGGTGACATCAGAGAGCGTGTTAAGATCTTGGAGAATGCAGGTCATTTACCTCTTGCTTATAGCACTGCTGTAATTCATGGGCTCCATGATATCGCTGAACGTTTGGCGGCTGAACTGGGAGATAATGTTCCTGTTTTACCCAAGGTGAAATCTCCTTCTCTTTTGTTACCACCAACGCCAATCATCTGCGGAGGAGATTGGCCCTTGTTGAGGGTCATGCGAGGAATATTTGAGGGTGGTCTTGATAATGTGGGCAAGAATGTTGAGGAAGATTATGAAGAGGCTGCAGATTCTGATTGGGGAGAGGAGTTGGATCTTGTTGACGTAGACAATATTCCAAATGGAGACATCAGTGCAGTGCTGGATGATGAGGAAGCACACGAGGAAAATGAGGAGGGAGGATGGGATCTTGAAGATCTTGAACTTCCACCTGAGATTGATACTCCAAAAACTGCGAGCAATGCCCGTTCTTCTGTGTTTGTTGCCCCAACTCCGGGTATGCCTGTAAGCCAAATCTGGTCCCAGAAATCATCTCTTGCTGCTGAACATGCTGCTGCTGGGAATTTCGATATTGCAATGCGTTTGTTGAGCAGGCAGCTGGGTGTAAAGAACTTTGATCCCTTGAGACAATTATTTCTCGATTTACACATGGGCAGTCATACGTATCTACGTGCCTTCTCGGCAGCTCCTGTGCTCACCGTGGCCATTGAGAGGGGATGGAGTGAATCAGCTACACCTAATGTTAGGGGTCCTCCTGCCCTTGTATTTAAATTCTCAGAGCTAGAAGAGAAGCTTAAGGCGGGTTACAAGGCCACAACCCAAGGGAAATTTGCTGATGCTTTACGTCTTCTCCTTGGTATTCTGCATACTATTCCTCTGATCGTAGTTGATTCAAGGAGAGAGGTTGATGAAGTAAAAGAATTAATTATCATTGTAAAGGAGTATGTTCTGGGTTTGAAGATTGAGATTAAGAGGAAGGAACTTAAAGGCGATCCGGTTCGCCAACAGGAGCTAGCGGCTTACTTCACCCACTGCAACCTTCAGATGCCTCACTTGAGACTTGCATTACTAAATGCCATGAGTGTTTGCTATAAGGCTGGTAATCTCAACACGGCAGCTAACTTTGCCAGGCGACTTTTGGAAACCAACCCCACCATTGAAAACCATGCAAAGACTGCAAGACAAATCCTGCAAGCTGCCGAAAAGAACATGACTGATGCAACCCAGCTAAACTATGACTTCAGAAACCCATTTGTGGTTTGTGGGGCAACATATGTGCCTATTTACCGTGGACAGAAGGATGTGTCATGCCCATACTGCAGTTCTCGGTTTGTTCCGGACCAGGAAGGGAAGCTCTGTACTGTTTGTGATCTTTCAGTGGTTGGATCAGATGCATCTGGTTTGCTCTGTTCTCCTACCCAGATAAGATGA
- the LOC103446103 gene encoding histidinol dehydrogenase, chloroplastic-like yields MDSQILCFNRSISSSSSCFIKRQFHPLIAAPKTRNLFLRRGFACKGITCSMKSYRLSELSPPEVESLKARPRIDFSSIFSTVNPIVDEVRTRGDAAVKDYTAKFDKVVLDNIVVEVSELPDPELDAVVKEAFDVAYDNIFAFHFAQKSAEKSVENMKGVKCKRVARSIGSVGVYVPGGTAVLPSTALMLSVPAQIAGCKTVVLATPPSQDGTICKEVLYCAKKAGVTHILKAGGAQAISAMAWGTQSCPKVEKIFGPGNQYVTAAKMILQNSEAMVSIDMPAGPSEVLVIADKHASPVHIAADLLSQAEHGPDSQVVLVIAGDGVDVKAIEEEISKQCQSLPRGAFASKALSHSFTVFARDMVEAVSFSNLYAPEHLIINVQDAEKWESFIENAGSVFLGQWTPESVGDYASGTNHVLPTYGYARMYGGVSLDSFLKYMTVQSLTEEGLLKLGPYVATMAEVEGLEAHKRAVTLRLKDIEARQVLT; encoded by the exons ATGGACAGTCAGATTCTGTGTTTTAATCGCAgcatcagcagcagcagcagctgttTCATCAAACGACAATTTCATCCGCTCATTGCCGCCCCGAAAACCCGAAATCTTTTTCTCCGACGAG GGTTTGCTTGTAAGGGGATAACTTGCTCAATGAAGTCTTACAGGTTATCTGAACTATCCCCACCCGAGGTTGAAAGCCTAAAAGCTCGTCCTCGAAtagatttttcttcaattttcagCACG GTCAACCCTATAGTTGATGAGGTTCGTACAAGAGGCGATGCTGCGGTTAAGGA TTATACTGCAAAGTTTGACAAAGTTGTACTGGATAATATAGTTGTAGAAGTATCCGAGCTTCCAGATCCTGAG CTTGATGCAGTTGTTAAAGAAGCATTTGACGTGGCATATGACAATATATTTGCATTTCATTTTGCTCAGAAATCAGCTGAGAAAAGTGTCGAGAACATGAAG GGTGTCAAATGTAAACGGGTGGCAAGAAGCATCGGTTCTGTGGGTGTTTATGTTCCAGGAGGAACTGCAGTTTTACCTTCAACAGCTCTGATGCTTTCTGTT CCAGCACAGATTGCTGGGTGTAAAACTGTTGTTCTTGCAACTCCCCCAAGTCAGGATGGCACCATATGCAAG GAAGTACTATATTGTGCTAAGAAGGCTGGTGTGACTCACATCCTTAAAGCTGGTGGCGCTCAG GCAATATCTGCTATGGCTTGGGGTACGCAATCTTGCCCAAAG GTTGAAAAAATATTTGGCCCTGGAAATCAATATGTCACTGCTGCAAAAATGATTCTCCAG AACAGCGAAGCCATGGTTTCAATTGACATGCCTGCGGGCCCTTCAGAAGTTTTGGTCATTGCTGACAAACATGCCAGTCCTGTTCATATAGCTGCTgatttgctttctcag GCTGAGCACGGTCCTGATAGCCAAGTTGTTCTTGTAATTGCTGGGGATGGTGTGGATGTTAAAGCTATAGAAGAGGAAATCAGCAAACAGTGCCAAAGCCTACCAAGGGGAGCGTTTGCTTCAAAAGCACTGAGCCACAGTTTCACAGTGTTCGCTCGGGATATGGTTGAG GCAGTCTCGTTTTCAAACTTGTATGCACCCGAGCATCTGATCATCAATGTCCAGGATGCAGAAAAGTGGGAGAGTTTCATTGAAAATGCAG GTTCTGTATTTTTAGGGCAGTGGACACCGGAAAGTGTGGGAGATTATGCGAGTGGGACGAACCACGTCCTTCCAACGTATGGTTATGCGAGGATGTATGGTGGTGTGTCTTTGGACTCATTTCTCAAGTACATGACAGTGCAATCTTTGACAGAGGAAGGTTTGCTAAAGCTCGGCCCATACGTGGCAACCATGGCCGAAGTTGAGGGACTAGAGGCTCACAAGAGAGCTGTAACCCTTAGACTTAAGGATATCGAAGCCAGGCAGGTCCTAACGTAA